GCCTGATCACGCTAGACACTTAACCtattactcttatttttctactttcaggGCCTGCAGTTGCCATCACCCACTGCAACCAGCCAGCTCCCGCTCGAATCTGATGCTGTGGAATGCTTAAATGTATGTCATAGTGCCATTGAACCCCACTGAAGTATGGAGCCTGGCCCATAGGATCgattatatttttaacatagtGTGCTTTTCCCATCTCTATAGAAAAAGGCTTAAAAACATGATACATGAATGGTCTTACAACTCACTGTTGACCCTGCTCCATGCTGCAGTGGGAATTAACTACATTTGCAAAGTGCTTTGCAGTCATTTTTATTATGGTGTTATTTGaatgttaataataattttgtgGTAACAGCGACATGCTAAATGGCTGCAGTGTGGGTATGGTGTTGCAGGacctgaaaataaaatagttttttaaggTGGTGCAGAATGTCCTTTTTGGGCCTGGCTATTGAGGATAATAAGCACATAACTGGTAAAgttattgaaatataaattcaGGTTGCTCACTGCAACAGTATATTATTGTTATGCTTATAGCAGATAAGTGTGTTTTGGGGAATTGTTGATTTGAGACTAAAATTTTATAACTCTCCCTCCACAGTACCAACACTATAAAGGAAGTGACTTTGACTGCGAGTTGAGGCTGTTGATTCATCAGAGTCTAGCAGGAGGAATTATTGGGGTCAAAGGTGCTAAAATCAAAGAACTTcgagaggtaaaaaaaaaaaaaattctgccataTTTTTTGCTGGAAAGTAAATTTTCATATAGACTTGTTTCTGTGAGCTTCTCTCACTTCCCTTCTGAGTTCCCTCCGAAGATTGCTTATCACAAACGACAAAAAATGTCTGGCATTGCTATTACTTTGTCAAAATTTTTATACCATTGCAAAGTCGTGTGATAATTAATGAAGTTTTTATATTATGGGGGGATAATTGTTGAATTCAAATGCAATTTTCACTGAACCTAGGAAACctaattttcttctaattatttttttttttatgatcttACTACAGAACACTCAAACCACCATCAAGCTTTTCCAGGAATGCTGTCCTCATTCCACTGACAGAGTTGTTCTTATTGGAGGAAAACCCGATAGGGTTGTAGAGTGCATAAAGATCATCCTTGATCTTATATCTGAGGTACTTCTGAACACATTTGTTTGCATTTGGTTTTATGAAACAAAGTGATAACCTTCTGCAAAAGTAGCTTCAGATCATTTAGTGTAATAGTCTTTATTTGCCCTTTCCCTAGCAATTTTCTATCACCTGGCTTCAGCCATCACTTTAATTTAGAAATGGTTTTGAAAAAGTGGAGAGTGGTAATTTGTTGGTGGTATTTCTGTAGCCTTTGATCCTTCAAATGAATTTCCTATAGTGTTGCTTGTGTCTTTGTAACTACGTTGCAGGGCTGCAGGGCTTCCTATCTCGGGTGCCTCAGTATGGATTACAGGCTTGCCAAGATACTGATCTCTTCAGCCCTTGTGAAATGTGCATTGTAGTTTGTTATGTGTAAAATGGGAGGACTTTGTGGTTTCTTAAGATTTAAGTGTAAGAGCAAGCTGTTACTTCTCCCTGCACAGGCAATAGAACTCACTTGTGTTTAGCACTTGCCAAAAGTTTTGGAGTTCTTGGGAATCTTTACTTTGCTATTGTTAGTGTTGACATAATTCCTGTTTCTGCCTCTAGCACCTCCTGATGGGGGAAATTActtgtattttgttgatgatgaGAGAAGGGTTGGTTTGAAGCGGGTCTCTTTTTCTTCAGTCTGTAAGTTTGTTCTGTCTCTGTTTTTAGTCTCCCATCAAAGGACGTGCACAGCCTTATGATCCAAATTTTTACGATGAAACCTATGATTATGGTGGTTTTACAATGATGTTTGATGACCGCCGTGGACGCCCAGTGGGATTTCCAATGCGGGGAAGAGGTGGTTTTGACAGAATGCCTCCTGGTCGGGGTGGGCGTCCCATGCCTCCATCTAGAAGAGATTATGATGATATGAGCCCTCGTCGAGGAccacctccccctcctcctgGACGAGGTGGCCGGGGTGGTAGCAGAGCTCGgaatcttcctcttcctccaccaccaccacctagaGGGgggtaagtttttgtttttttcatctatGAATTATTAACCTACAAGAGACTACGCTTAGTGATAGACAAGGTAGACTTTGATTTGATATGTGTGGCATGTGAACAAGTTTAGATTACAACAAGTACTGTGCTTGCAGAGACCTCATGGCCTATGACAGAAGAGGGAGACCTGGAGACCGTTACGACGGCATGGTAAGAACTTTGGTTTATTACCAGTGTTTTGTGTATGTGAGGGTTGTAACAATATAGTTCACATTTTGTTGAAGGTTATAGTAATTAAAAAGCTTTTCTTACAAGTAAATTTTGTTTGAATTACTAGTTAAATCattatttctgttatttgctGCTGGAGGATTATGACTTTACTGAGCTTTGTTCCCCTCGATTACATAATTGCTGCCTATATATGTACCctcttttgttttaatgtaacATGCAAATTAGGCATATAAAAACAGctctataacaaaatacaatgtgggttcatgttaatatttttatcgCTAACAGGTTGGTTTCAGTGCTGATGAAACTTGGGACTCTGCAATAGATACATGGAGCCCATCGGAATGGCAGATGGCTTATGAACCACAGGTTGAGTATCATGGTTGTTCATGTGTATATCAGTGATAATTTGAGATGTTTACCTGCTCTCCAGTAAGTTTATTATTCCCCAGAGGATACTTACTGAAAATAGGATACAGGATGACTTTGGTTTCCTGAATAGAGGGATTTTATGAGTATTAAAATACTTGAATAGTGAAGCTGGGTGCAATGGTACTCACTCAACCCCAACTATaaaagagtctgaggcaggaggatcacttcagcccgagaatttgagaccagcctgggcaacatagcgagactccatttttattgaatgaatttttttttttttaagtactggTGGTAACTACAACGGCaaagtaattttctgtttttttctttctgtttttagggTGGCTCCGGATATGGTAAGTTTTCTCCTTTGTGAAATCAAACATtaatttcatactttttaaatgaacttaCTGCTCAttatttaaatcagattattCCTATGCAGGGGGTCGTGGCTCATATGGTGATCTTGGTGGACCTATTATTACTACACAAGTAACTATTCCCAAAGATGTAAGTATCTTTAATACTATGAGGAGCACTTTATCACTTTTACGATTAttcctcctttctgtttttttaattcagaaggttttaacaaaaaaacacatttaggAATGAGGTTGTGTTCATAGGCTTTAGTGAGCTAGGTTTTCTGCTGTTTGAGCCTTGTTAAGTGATCAGTGCTGttaataaaaatagttaagagGGTTTTGAGCCCTTAATTAGCTAATTAAGGGAAACATTAGTAAGTGTGACATAAATGCATTGTAACTCAAACTTTGACAGGTTTAGGGATATAGTTAAGAGtctgaatgaataaaattaatacatttcatGCTCCTTGAAAATACAGGTAGTAAATGTTAAAAGTATATcgtaaacatacttttaaaaaatcttttcagttGGCTGGATCTATTATTGGCAAAGGTGGTCAGCGGATTAAACAAATCCGTCATGAGTCGGGAGCTTCGATCAAAATTGATGAGCCTTTAGAAGGATCCGAAGATCGGATCATTACCATTACAGGAACACAGGACCAGATACAGAATGCACAGTATTTGCTGCAGAACAGGTCAGTTTAAGTTTAGCTTTGTGTTAGCTTATACATACTAAAACCTTTGAAGAGCTTTTCTtctcaattgatttttttcttttagaagccATGGTGTCTCAACCTTTTGGGGACCTAACTTCTAAACATTCTAATAGTTTGCcttgattttcttctgctttcttacTAAAAACGAAGACATTCAATACTAATCTTGCTGGAAGAAGCCTTAACCAAGCAAACTTCTCATTTCTCTGGTGAAAACTGCTGCCAAAACCACTTGTTACAAAATTGTACAGAGCCTGTAGACAATATAGAAGATTCATTGGATGTTGGCCTAGTTCTGTGTGGAAGACtagtgattttgttgtttttagataACTAAATTGACAACAAATCACAGTCTGCCATATGGCACAGGCCATGCCTCTACAGGACAAATGATTGGTGCTGTAAAATGCAGCATTTCACACCTTACTagcattctttgtcttttctacCAAATATTAACAACTTTCAATTCCGTTTTCTTAATTCTGTTCTACTAATGTCTGATTTACCGCTCATCATTTTTCTTGACATTTAACATTGCTTTAATTTGTAATTGCTTATGGTTTTTGAACTCTTCTAATTGTAATGGAcatgtttatcattttaatttagcATTGAAATTGTCTTGATGTTGATTAAGATGTTATGAGCAAAAATTCTAATtcgcacttttttttcttttcttttatagtgTGAAGCAGTATGCAGATGTTGAAGGATTCTAATgcaagatattttttcttttttatagtgtGAAGCAGTATTCTGGAAAGTTTTTCTAAGACTAGTGAAGAACTGAAGGAgtcctgcatctttttttttttatctgcttCTGTTTAAAAAGCCAACATTCCTCTGCTTCATAGGTGTTCTGCATTTGAGGTGTAGTGAAATCTTTGCTGTTCACCAGATGTAATGTTTTAGTTCCTTACAAACAGGGTTGGGGGGGGGAAGGGCGTGC
Above is a window of Papio anubis isolate 15944 chromosome 13, Panubis1.0, whole genome shotgun sequence DNA encoding:
- the HNRNPK gene encoding heterogeneous nuclear ribonucleoprotein K isoform X2; this encodes METEQPEETFPNTETNGEFGKRPAEDMEEEQAFKRSRNTDEMVELRILLQSKNAGAVIGKGGKNIKALRTDYNASVSVPDSSGPERILSISADIETIGEILKKIIPTLEEGLQLPSPTATSQLPLESDAVECLNYQHYKGSDFDCELRLLIHQSLAGGIIGVKGAKIKELRENTQTTIKLFQECCPHSTDRVVLIGGKPDRVVECIKIILDLISESPIKGRAQPYDPNFYDETYDYGGFTMMFDDRRGRPVGFPMRGRGGFDRMPPGRGGRPMPPSRRDYDDMSPRRGPPPPPPGRGGRGGSRARNLPLPPPPPPRGGDLMAYDRRGRPGDRYDGMVGFSADETWDSAIDTWSPSEWQMAYEPQGGSGYDYSYAGGRGSYGDLGGPIITTQVTIPKDLAGSIIGKGGQRIKQIRHESGASIKIDEPLEGSEDRIITITGTQDQIQNAQYLLQNSVKQYSGKFF
- the HNRNPK gene encoding heterogeneous nuclear ribonucleoprotein K isoform X3, which codes for METEQPEETFPNTETNGEFGKRPAEDMEEEQAFKRSRNTDEMVELRILLQSKNAGAVIGKGGKNIKALRTDYNASVSVPDSSGPERILSISADIETIGEILKKIIPTLEEYQHYKGSDFDCELRLLIHQSLAGGIIGVKGAKIKELRENTQTTIKLFQECCPHSTDRVVLIGGKPDRVVECIKIILDLISESPIKGRAQPYDPNFYDETYDYGGFTMMFDDRRGRPVGFPMRGRGGFDRMPPGRGGRPMPPSRRDYDDMSPRRGPPPPPPGRGGRGGSRARNLPLPPPPPPRGGDLMAYDRRGRPGDRYDGMVGFSADETWDSAIDTWSPSEWQMAYEPQGGSGYDYSYAGGRGSYGDLGGPIITTQVTIPKDLAGSIIGKGGQRIKQIRHESGASIKIDEPLEGSEDRIITITGTQDQIQNAQYLLQNSVKQYADVEGF
- the HNRNPK gene encoding heterogeneous nuclear ribonucleoprotein K isoform X4, translated to METEQPEETFPNTETNGEFGKRPAEDMEEEQAFKRSRNTDEMVELRILLQSKNAGAVIGKGGKNIKALRTDYNASVSVPDSSGPERILSISADIETIGEILKKIIPTLEEYQHYKGSDFDCELRLLIHQSLAGGIIGVKGAKIKELRENTQTTIKLFQECCPHSTDRVVLIGGKPDRVVECIKIILDLISESPIKGRAQPYDPNFYDETYDYGGFTMMFDDRRGRPVGFPMRGRGGFDRMPPGRGGRPMPPSRRDYDDMSPRRGPPPPPPGRGGRGGSRARNLPLPPPPPPRGGDLMAYDRRGRPGDRYDGMVGFSADETWDSAIDTWSPSEWQMAYEPQGGSGYDYSYAGGRGSYGDLGGPIITTQVTIPKDLAGSIIGKGGQRIKQIRHESGASIKIDEPLEGSEDRIITITGTQDQIQNAQYLLQNSVKQYSGKFF
- the HNRNPK gene encoding heterogeneous nuclear ribonucleoprotein K isoform X1; the protein is METEQPEETFPNTETNGEFGKRPAEDMEEEQAFKRSRNTDEMVELRILLQSKNAGAVIGKGGKNIKALRTDYNASVSVPDSSGPERILSISADIETIGEILKKIIPTLEEGLQLPSPTATSQLPLESDAVECLNYQHYKGSDFDCELRLLIHQSLAGGIIGVKGAKIKELRENTQTTIKLFQECCPHSTDRVVLIGGKPDRVVECIKIILDLISESPIKGRAQPYDPNFYDETYDYGGFTMMFDDRRGRPVGFPMRGRGGFDRMPPGRGGRPMPPSRRDYDDMSPRRGPPPPPPGRGGRGGSRARNLPLPPPPPPRGGDLMAYDRRGRPGDRYDGMVGFSADETWDSAIDTWSPSEWQMAYEPQGGSGYDYSYAGGRGSYGDLGGPIITTQVTIPKDLAGSIIGKGGQRIKQIRHESGASIKIDEPLEGSEDRIITITGTQDQIQNAQYLLQNSVKQYADVEGF